The following is a genomic window from Motacilla alba alba isolate MOTALB_02 chromosome 24, Motacilla_alba_V1.0_pri, whole genome shotgun sequence.
ACATGGGACAGCAGATGAACATGATGATGCAGCGGCTGAACCAGGACAGCCTGACACCAGAGCAAGTGGCCTGGAGGAAGTTGCAGGAGGAGTACTACGAGGAAAAGCGACGGAAAGAGGAGCAGATCAGCATCCATGGCCGGCCCATGCAGGAGATCATGATCCCTCAGTCAATGGGGAGCATGATGATGCGTGGGCCTCCACCACCCTACCACAGCAAGCCTGGAGAGCAGTGGCCACCAGGGATGGGCAGCCAGCTGCGGGCACCCATAGATGTGCAGGACCCTCTGCAGCTGCGGGGAGGGCCACCCTTCCCTGGCCCACGGTTCCCTGGGAATCAAATGCAGAGAGTGTCTGGCTTTGGAGGGATGCAGAACATGCCCTTGGATGCTCTTGGGCCCATGAATGCCATGCAGAGGCCAGTCAGGCCTGGCATGGGATGGAGTGATGATATGTCTCCTATGGGAGGCCCTGGGAACTTTCCACAAGGCACCTTGCCCTACCCACCAGGGCAAGGAGACCCAGAAAGGTTTATGAATCCCCGTGCCAGAGAGGAGATCCTGCGGCATCAGCTCATGGAGAAACGCCCAGTGGCAATGCAGAGGCCCATGGGGATATCCAGCAACTCCATGAGCCAGGGCATGGAAATGGAGAGGATGATGCAGGCTCACAGGCAGATGGATCCATCCATGTTTGCTGGGCAGATAACGGGTGAGACCCTGAGCAGTGCCCCAATGGGAATGGATTTTGCAGGCACTCGGGGGATGCTGAGCCCCCCTATGAGTCAGTCAGGTCTTCGGGACATGGACACACCCATGGGCCCTGGCAACCTCAACATGAACATGAATGTCAATATGAACATGAACATGAACCTCAATGTCCAGatgaccccacagcagcagatgatGATGTCCCAGAAGATGAGGGGCCCTGAAATGATGACCCACCAGGGCATGAACCCTGAGGAGCTGGCCAGGGTTAGGGCTCAGAATGGCAATGGCAGTGCAATACTAACGGGACCCCAGAAAATGATGATTCCCTCACAGTTCCCCAACCAAGGACAGCAAGGCTTCTCAACAGGGCAAGGGTCTTACCCCAACCTGCCCCAGGAGATGGGCAGTGGCTCAGACATGttcagccctgagcagggcaccATGCCTGTTGGGAGCATCAGTGGCACCACCAGACTCAGCCACattcctctgcctccagcctccAATCCCACTCCCACACCGGGGGGAAACCTGGCCAACATACACCCAGCACCTTCCCGGGGGCTGGGCCGCCGGCCCTCTGACCTCACCATCAACATCAACCAGATGAATTCCCCCAGTATGGGTCACCTCAAGTCTCCCACCCTTAGCCAGGTGCATTCGCCACTGGTCACCTCCCCATCTGCCAGTCTCAAGTCCCCACAGACACCCTCGCAGATGATCAGCATGCCACCTTCAAACCAGTCTGGACCCCTCAAGTCCCCCCAAGTGATGAGTTCCTCCCTCAACGTCCGGTCTCCGAGTGGCTCACCAAGCCGCCTGAAGTCCCCTTCTATGGCTGTTTCTTCCCCTGGTTGGGTGCCATCTCCCAAAGCCACCATGCCCAGCCCAGGAGTCAACCAGAGCAAGCAGACTCTCAATATGAACTCATCTGCTTCCATCGGAGCACTGGAGCAGGGTATGCTGGGTGTCTTGTATGCGAGTGCATGTCTGTGCTTGGTTTTGATGAGTGTGTGGACAGGGTTTCTCTCCAGCCCGCAAGCTCTCTCTGGAGCAGGAAGACACGTGTTCCTGTGCCTGGCCCTGCATCTCACAGAGCAAGTATGTTTTACCAGGGGTCCAAACAGGGCCTTTTCAGGTAGATCTGTGACACATGCAGCAAacgctgtgtctgtgctgggcagTCAGGGTCAGGTTTCAGTGGAAGTCTGTcactgctctggagcagggtCTCTGCATGAGCCTTCTCAGAGTCCAGAGAGTGCTGCACTGTGCCAGCTTTGTGCTTTGCAGCCTCCTCTGGTCACTGCTGtcagaaggagaggaaagggtTGCTCTCTGGTGGGAGCAAGCCATTGCATGTGAACAATACTAAGTTGATCTCTCTCTTGCTTGCAGGTTCTCTCCCTGCCGGGCCTCGGAGCAGCTCTTCCGCACCAGCCAGCAACACCTCTAGCACCATGAATCCGAACATGCCTTTTACTTCCTCTCCAGATCCATCCCCTTCCCAGAACCCCCTCTCACTGATGATGTCCCAGATGTCCAAGTACGCCATGCCCAGCTCCACGCCACTTTACCACAATGCCATCAAAACCATCGCCACCTCTGATGATGAGCTGCTGCCAGACAGGCCTATGCTTCCACCTGGAAGTATGTCAGGTATCTACTTCTGGAGGTGGGGTTGCAAGGGGTCAGGCTGTCTTGTGGCTGCCAGTGGACCTGAGGCAGCAGGTGGAGAAAGAATTAGGAACTCTGATCTCCCCATGACTGCCATGTCACATAGCTTAAATTTCCCCTTGTTTGTAAGTCTCTGCacttccctgccctctgcccagGCTGTCCATCAGCTTTTGGCTTGGGTGGAAGGACATGAGCTGGTCTGGCTTGAGGGGTCCTTCTTCCACAAGACCTGTAAGTTTTTTACCTTTACCTATGGAGATGTATTTGGCCTGAGTTTTTATGGCTCCTGGAGTTTTCTCAGGTCCAGGACTTGCAGGCAGAGGTCTCCTGCTTAGAGCCCTTGTGTTCCTGTGCGGTGGGACAGGGATGCTCTGAATGGGGCTTGGGAATCTGGTGTTTTGAGTGGAGCCCAAATGCCTGCACAGGCAAGGCTGTGTTGTAGCACAGTTGTGATTTCAGTAGGCCAGATACGCTCCACtaactggtggcactggtgaggACATCTAGGCAAATGAGTGTTTTTGGTCACGTGGTGACCAACCCAAAGGGGAATTCCAACATGCTCTACCACTTGATTTAGGGGTCTAAAGCTgtctgataaatatttttgtcagttttgaaaatgaaaaatcaactTTTTGACTCTTTCACCGCTGAGCAGTCACTTAGGTTGACCACAGGCATGCAAATGCATTGGCTGCCTCCGCAGGCACTGatggctgctctgcttttctgatgGGCACAGACTTTCCTGCCCAGACGGCACCTGTGTAGGGCTGCTgactcttctgcttttttcctcctcagcacCCGAGGCTGTGTGGCCACTGGGGCTTGCTGGGTGGCAAACCCTGTGGCAGGCAGGGGTGAAGGGTCACTCCTTGCTGCCTTTCAGGTATCTGAGAGCCCTGATGAGACCATGGTGtaaggcacacacagagccagtCAGGACGCTAAAATCAGGGGAATGTAAGAAACTACAAATCTAGCATGGGACTGGATGAAGCTGGAAGAGCCCTCTGGTGCTTGTGGGCTCGGGGAGCTGGAGTTGGAGACACTTTTCCTGATGCTTTGTAAGCCCATCTTGGAGCTGCTTTCTGAGCATCATGCTCCATGCTCAGAGTATTCCAAGCAGGACTGCTTGGCAGGTTCTCAGGATGTGGATTTTACAGCCCCGAAAGGTCTATAGGAAGGGTTaactcttctctctttttcctgtcCTTAGGCGTGACGGGGAATCAGCCAAATCAACTGCACTTGAACTCTGTGGGGCCTGGATCCTCTCAGAGCCCCATGGGAATGAACCTGCCTGGTCAGCAGCCCCTTTCCCACGAACCACCCCCCACCTCCATGATGTCCTCCCCAAACCCTCTGGGCTCCAACATTCCTATGCATCCGAGTGGGCCAGGGGCAGGCGTGCCCCCCCAGAACCCCATGATGCTGCCCCCGGGTCCCCAGGACTCATTGAACCAGCAGTGTGGCCCCGTGCCCAACAGTTCACAGATGATTCCTTCCAACCAGCTCGTGTTCCCCCGCATGCAGCAGCCCCACAATGCCATGCCGTCTCCTGCCGGAGGCATGCCCATGGCCCCCAGTGCAGGAGGTGGCCCTGGGATGCAGCAACATTACCCACCAGGGATGCCCTTGCCACCTGAGGAccttccctcccagcagcctggccagaTGCCCCCTCAGCAGCACATGATGGGCAAGAACATCCCTCCTCGGATTGGTGACCCCTACCCACCCGTGCTTCCTGGGGTGGCGTCGGTGCTGAACGACCCCGAGCTCAGTGAGGTCATCCGCCCCACGCCCACGGGGATCCCGGAGTTTGACCTGTCCAGGATCATCCCATCAGAGAAGCCAAGCAGCACCTTGCAGTATTTCCCCAAGAACGACAGCCAGGCACCCAAATCTCAGCCTTCCAACCTCCACCTCATGAACCTGCAGAACATGATGGCTGAGCAGCCCCCGGTGCGTCCAGGTATGAATGctcccagcctccctgggcagcagggtgtGCAAAGGGGACTCAGCATGCCCATGTGCCATCCTGGACAAGTACCCATGCTGGGCAGGACAGGCATACCACCCCAGCAAGGCATGATGGGCAATAGCATGCACCAGGGCATGATGTCTCCGCAGCAGAGCCTGATGGCCCAGCAGAATTTCATGCTGATGCAGGCCAAGCAGAGAAGCATGTCTGTGTCGGGGGAGATGTATGCCCAGACAGGACATATGATGTCACCTCAGGGCTCTCTCATGGGGCCCCCGCCTCAGCAGAACCTCATGGTCACACACCAGATGAGGCAGAGGAGCGTCTCCCTGGACAGCCAGATGAGTTATATCCCCGGGCCTGGGAACATGGCGAACTTGCCTTTTTAACCCTGActggcactcagggctggggcGGGGATGGGGCTGCACctacaaacatttttaaaccttTCTCTGGGGGCGGGTTGGGGGCCAATGCCAGTGGAGGACACCACGTGGGATGCTTTTCATATCGGATTTGCCTCTACACAGCAAACCAGATGTGCAGTAAACTTGATGTGAattgggtttctttttcctttcttttttggggaaggggagggtGAAGAGGCTGGGTGTGGGGCTGTTACTTTGAACCCTGCGTGGTGACCAGGGACATCCAGACCATGTGGCAGTTTGAAAAGTTTTCACTTATGGTTTTCCTCCGTCAAGTgtttttcttgcccttttttcctctctctttttttttgtccttcctttttAAGCAACCAAAATGTGCAAGAGGGTTTTTGGAACTAGCTGTAAATAGGTCGCTGGGAAAGGCAAaatttgtgctggtttttaattgtcctgtatttctgtgttttaatagAAGCctcaaaacatgttttaaaaaacagaaagaaaaaaacatgctAAAGGCAGCAGTGTACAAGGATTGAAATCTCTCcgtggggaaggcaggaggatCCCCAGGGTGCACAGGGTGTTGAGAGATCCCATTGTAGATTGACTCTGTCAGACCTGTGTTGTTCAGGAATCTGAATGGTTTTGCATGTGTGTGGAGAGGGCATGTTGCAGTGTCATGCAGATCTCAGGTCCTGTGGATACGTGGATACTACGCCGAGTACACAAACACAACCACTGACCAAGGGCCAttgggcagggggaggctgccAAGCTGCAACCCCAGTGAAATGCTGCTGGAGCGGTGCTCGTCTGGCAGGGCAGAGGCCACAGTTTTACAGGATGCAGCTgttgctgctctctggagaagctgctgtgtttgggatgGGAAGGATGCCGGCACTTCAGCTGGAGAAGCATCAAGAATCTGGGCTTCACAGATGGTAATGTGCTAGACCTGAAGGTCTTGACCAGCTCTGTCACCTCTactcccttctcttcccttcatGCTGTGTCCCCTGTAGGCAAGGTGTTGTGGTGGGTAGAGACAGATGGGCTTTGAGGTGAGTGAGGTGATACATTCCAGTGCTTCCAGGAGAGGCTAGCTGGGAACCCTGATCTTCTGCAGCCTTCCTACACCAGTCTATTACCCATCCATTACCCTTCACCACTGCGTCCTGCTTCCTCGCCATTGAATGCTTTCCCAGGTTTTCCTTGTGCTTGTCAGTCCTTCATCTGTAGAGTTTTGCAGGCAGTCTTCACTCCGTGATGACCTGAGCtactggcagcagccctgccctgtggcacagGAGAGGTCCAGCTCTTGAAGAGGACCTGTCCTTGAGTGCAATACTCTACCTCAGTGTTCAGTGTCAGCAGCATGGCCATCCTGTGCTTCAGACAGAAGAGGCCAAAGTTGAGTTGCAATCTCTTATTCCTAGGCTGGCAAAAGCATGTCATTTGGACGACTCTGGCTTTTCTGGATGCACTCCACCCTCTCCATCCTGTACTCCATAAGGTCTTCCTGCATGCAGCCCTGATGGTCTTTCCCATGTTTTTTCACAGAGGGGAACGTGTCATGATGCACACACGTTTCTGCACACATCACAGTATCTCTGGACCTCTGTGAGGACTTGCAATTCCAGCATCCAGTGGTGAACCTGGGGCACACAATTGCTGGAGGAACACTGCTTGGAGGATTatctctgcagagccaggcttAACACACTACCTCTCTTATAACAGAGCTCACCTTTCCCAGCTTGATGTTGCCAGGAGGAAAGGGCTTTGGAAAGGGAGATTGCCAAGTAGTGAGTGAACAGCAACACTTTTTTTCAGGTTGCAAGCTGTTGGAAAGGCTGGTGGGTCCTGAAATGTCAGCCCAGCAGTTGTCTTGATCCAGTCTGTGAGAAGATGGAATCATTAAGTCCAGTTAGGAATACATTGAAGCTTTGGGGCATTTTGTAGTTCTGGGTGAGAAGCATGAGTTTGGATCTGAGGAATGATCTTGCTCTAGTCTCCTGCTTTGTAGAGGGTTGTTGTATACAATGTGAGCAAGTAACATTTTTTGAAGTGGTTAAACAGGAACAATCATGAGAAGTTCTCCTTCCTGCTGAGGCAGTTGGAGCAGAAGAATAATCTTCAGCTCAGGCTTTGGACCTGACATGTTAGCTGGTTGGATTCTTGATCCTTTCAGTGTGTGTTTCATGTGGGAGGATGTGGCTCAAACAGATGTAGCTCTTTGTAAGCTTGACTTGCCTGAAAGGCTGTAGCTTCTCTTGGCTGCTCTTCAGGCTGTTGGCTGCTGGTAGCTTCTCATAAACATCCAAATACCAATTATAGTCCCAAACTTTGCTCATCACCTACCAGCAAGTCTTGGCTAATTTGAAGCCATAACATTTTCTATAtggaagtttttttgtttgcctgtAGATAGCTGTTGTTTTAGCCTGGTTGAGATCTCCATGTGTTTGTACTTTCCCTGTTGTCCCTTTTGCCCAGCCTGACACACAAGTTGCCTGGGGCTTGCAGTCCTCACTGTGTCAGCAGCGCATTGTCCCTGTATCAGCAGGAGCCTGCAGGCTTGTGGTAcatgctgtgcagagctcagaagACTAGTGCTGAGCGCTCACAGGGACATGGCAGTGTGATGCTATTTCTGCCTGGCAACAGGAGGAAGACCTGTCCTTCAGTGACCAATAAGCCTTTTGACTCAGCAGCCCTGGATACAGAAGGGAAATCCTGATGCTAGGCCAGAGCTGAGGACTCTGGAGCAGCAGTTGGTGCTCTTCTGCAAAATCTCACTGCCCTGGAGCCAGCCCTACCCCTATCACTGTGATGGCTGAAcaatggggagaagaaatgCTGCCTAacaccctgtgccctgggcGCTGCTCCCAACCATGTCTGTGAACAGGAATGTGGCAGGAGTTCCTTTGGAGGCTCAGTGACAGCCAGTCCTTGTTAGACCCAGGCAAGGTTTGCCATCAGCTGGTTGCCCGCTGCCGTGACCTGTGTCTAGTCTTGTGTCTTGTAGTTTATTGCTCGGCTCCTCACCTTGAGTTCTGTGTACTGACTCCACCTAATCACAGTAGAAGGTTTGCCCATCTTTTAGCCATGACTTTGCCATGTGTTTCCAGCTCCAAAAAAGCGAATGCTGGGAAACTGCATCTTTCAGTATGTTGGATAATCACACACCTGGAATTAGCTTTCACATTGAGGTAAAGTTGACTGACCTGTTCTCTGTCATCCCATGGAGAAACTTCCCCAGTCATTTTGTAccattatataaatatatatatataaatataaatatataaatacaatatGTGAAGACATCTTattggtttttatttgaaacaatttttagGCTTGTTTTTGGGTATCTGTGCTGCCTGTAATGTATTGACCTGTTTTATAGGtgcctttttattaaaaagacaaatttcaaGACCTGACCCTGTGCCTGTATTTTTCCACATGATTTTCCACAGGactgcagcagagacagagagtGTGAGAGGTGCTGGAAGGATTGTGTGGGCATTGGGGGAGCCCCTTCTGTGCAGCACTCCCAGGCACATGTTCATTCATGCGTTCCCTTACTTGCACTCACCCATGCATGCTCCACTGCCTGCCACGGCCCTGTGAtcactgtgtgtgtgtagcAGGATGCTCTACTGGAACCCCAGCTCTGTCTCCTGGGAGACTTGGTTGccctgcaggaaatgcagagcAGTGTGCTGTTGTGAGGGTCTTTGGGTTCCCATCTTTGGGGTTGCCTTCATCAGAGACCAGGGCTTCCTCTGGTTTGTGTGCTGGAGCCTTGTTTCCAGAGCACAGTCCGGGGCTGGAGGCgcagaggctgtgctgtggatgGTGGTGACATTGCCTTCCCACGCATCATCTCCCTACTTTCTGCAGGAGCCGCCTTGGAGCTCCCCTTGGCTCAGTCCCCCTTCCTGGTGGCCTGGGTTGGCAGAGTGCATCTGCCTCACTTGGCAGCCATGGCAtaggggctgagcagagctccaCTGGGGAGGATGGAGGTCTGCCCgagggctgcaggggtggctttGGCAGGGTGAGTACTCAGCAGGGAAGCCCACTGTGGGGCAAGGTGTTGTGACAGCCATGCAAAACTTGAGGGGATAGCAAGGATTTTGCTGACTGGAAAGCAGAGCTTCCTCTGCAGTGAAGGAAAGTTCCTCTTGCTTTCTTCTTATCCACACtcagcaggctggctgcaggcagctgtgggaggaACAACGGCAACCTTTGGGGAAGGtctgccagctctgagccaAGCCATTCACAGGCTGTCTGGGCCAAATGTAGGTGTAAGGGCAGTTTTCCAGTCAGGTTAGCAGCTGCTGTAAAAttggggcaggaggtgctgcagtAAGTGGAAAAGGCTCCGTAAAGCAGAGAGGTAATACAGTCTGGACTGACTCTGAACACAGCAGAGCCTTCTGTGGCACTGGTGAAGGGGAATCTGAGCAAGGTGCTCCTCTAAGCCCTTTGAGCAGAGCTTTTCAGAAAGGTGCCATGTGCCCACTTAGTCCTCTCTGATGCATCTCCCTTGAATAAAGTGACACAGTTGCAGACAATTGCTTACAAGCACTACACATGAGAAGATGGTGTTTTATTCACCTGTTTATTACAGCTTACCTCAAAACTTCCTAAAGGTTTGTACATACCAGTGCTAAAAGCTATAGTAACAATAGATGTGTAGTCTGTTAACTCTCATTTGagtgcagattttctttttactttgtGACCACTGTTAgaattttgatttattattgAATTctttgattattatttttttcaataacaTTTTCATGTAGAAACACAGTTGTCACCATTACCTGCCAGGGAGGTGTTTACAATGCTTCTGCAGTGGGTTTTCTCACTGGTACAACTGTGGAGAGCACAACTGCAGCCTGAAGACACTTGCCCTTCTCTACTGCATGTATGTGCCTGAACAACCACAGTTGCCATTACTTGAAAGTTTCATCTTTGAAGATGCGGTGCTGCAGGAAATGGAGAACTGCCTTATACTAGATGAGTTTTCTCCTCAAGTCACAATGTGAGATCAAGCTATTGAGATCTCTGCCTGAGTCAAGCAGAGGTAATGTGGCCCCTTCCATAATGGCTGATCTTTTTAGCAGGGCCCTTGAGTACTGTGAAGTTCACCTGGGACTGAGCTGTCTGCTAGTGGGATGAACTTCAGAAGTGAGGTTACCATAAAATTACTGCTGCCACAGGAGAACTAACATTGTTTCAACACTGCTTAAAATGTGAGGTGAAGGGTAGAGGAGATTTTAAAGTGTGCATGTGAGGAGGGTGACACTGGTATGTATGGCTCTCCTACAGTTCAGGCCACAGCACTCTTTAGGAACAGATGTGTCAAGGAGCAGCGTTGTGGGCCTGCTGCCATGTTAAACTGTGACAAGACCTCCTATCAGCAGCAAGCTGTCTTGAGTCTGCTGGGACTTCCCCACACACCAGCTTGTGGTGCAAGAATTAATGAtggggaaagctgctgctcttacTTTGAAGCAAATTATCATCAAGCTGCCCTGATCTGAGCAGTTTCGGCATACTTGCAGTTCAGGGCAAGATCACCACCCAGGTCTGTCCTCTGTACACCTGGATGCAGTTAATCTCTGAAAGCCCTGTAGGTGCAGGTGGAGGAAAACTAACAGAAAGCATAGTACAAAGCAAAATGCCACATTTCCTCTAGCCTTGCTAAAAACAAAGGAGACTTTCCCTTACTCTGGGGCAGTGGGTCTCCTTGCTCTCGGAACCCATAAATAGCCATACAACtagctgccaaaaaaaaaaagttataccATTAGCTTTACTAGGCTGTGTGGTTTCTCTCCCCTGTGTGCACTCACAAGACTGAAGCCATCTCCTCAGATGGTGTTCCTCCTTAAAGGAAAACTTTTGCATAGTCAGGCATTTAGTTCAACAGCCACTCACAGGACATCATAACAGCAGTAAAGCAGATCAAATGAGTGGGGAAGGATGCAACTGGTGTCAGGAAAGGAGTCTGTGACAGACAAATCTTTCAGTCTGTGGGAGGACCTCCTGgcatgagctgtgctgggaagatgAACGTGTTGTGGCGGCCTGGGGTGATGTTATGCAGCAGGAAGACAATGTAGCAGTCTAAGAGTGTCCAGCACTGTATGCCCATGCTATGGGATTGAGCTTTGCAGCCCCCATCAGTCCTACCTGCATCTCTGCAGTTGCGATGGCCACTGGAGAGCATGTGTGTTCCAACCTTAGCTATGGAAATGGAGACCTGCTTACTGACATGACTCATTTACTTGGCTGCAAATTTTTTCTTAACCCTGGCACCCCAGTCCTGTGCCTGGCCTTGTGCACAAGATGCCTGCAGTCCATTTTTTGAGGGAGAGGTGGGAATGTCAGGTTCAACCCACTTGAGTGACCATCTTCATCCAGCTCCACAAGAGTGACCATCAGACATCCAGCATTCACCAACAGCTGCCAGATGGATCTCTACAAGTTTGAGAACCAGGAAGAGCCAAGCAAGGTGTCTGATGGGATTTGGGTGTTTGGTGGCTATTGGACCTGTTTCCTGAGGAGTGAAGAAAGTTGTGGGGATGATTGTGAAACTTGTAACTGAGACCACAGCAAGTGTGCCACTGGAAGGAAAGACCCAGGCGAGTTCTGCCCCGCAGGCAGCCTTTCCCAGCTAGAAAGTGGAGATGGAGGTGGTGTTGTCAGACTCTATCCCACTGCCCTTCCTTGTCACCTCCAGGATCTCCTGCAGGGTCTCCTGGCTTATGCAGCCAACCTCCTGCAGGATCCGGAAGAAGTCGTTACGGAACTTGACCCCAATAAAAGCGTAGAGGATGGGGTTGAGGCAGCAGTGTGTGAAGCCGATGGCCTCTGTCACCATGatggctgtgtccagctgatCTTCCAGGAGGCAATTCTTGGTGAAGGCTTCTAGCTTGGTAAGTGTGTTCAGGAAGATGACAATGTGATATGggctccagcacaggaggaagaTGCCTGTGACCAGGATGGCCACACGGACAGCTTTCTGCCTCTGCAGGCGCTGGGACTGACACAGTGCCCGGATGATGGCCATGTAGCAGTAACACATGACCAGCAGAGGCACAAAGAAACCCACAGTGTGGTAGAGGAAGCGAGTTGCCAGCCATGCATTGTTTCCATCAATCCCAACCTCTGGGAAGTAGCAAATGCTGCGGTTGCTGTCATCTGTCCAGACTTCCATGAAGATGAGATCGGGTAAAGTCAGAAGCAATGAGCAGAGCCAGACAGCTGTGCAGGTGAGGTGGATGGAGCGAGCTCTGCGTTTGCGGTAGGTGTGGATTGCATAGACGATGGCCAGGTAACGGTCCACCGCGATGCACCCCAGCAGCATGCTACTGCAGTAGAAATTGATCTTGTGGACAGCGCTGAGTATCTTACAGAGGAACTTCCCAAATACCCACCCAGCCAAGCTCTCCACCACACTGAATGGGAAGGTGAGCAACAGTGCCAGGTTGGCCAGGGTGAGGTGGAAAAGGAAGTTTTCTGTGGTGGTCCGAGACCGCTTGAACCTCTCTAAAATGACCAGGACCAGAGCATTGCCCAGAGTCCCCAAAACAAACATCAGCAGATAGATGAGGGGCATGAAGACCTTTCTGAAGGGGTCTCCCTGGTTGCCAACCACAGATGAGGCTGGGTTGAAGCAAAAGTAGCCCTCCAAAGAAGGAGTGGTGTTCTCAGCTTCGTAGTAACCACTCAGCTCCACCTGGCTCTGGGGAACAGAGAGAGTCTTGTTAATGGAGGGAAGTTTCTCAACACAAGAATCCAGTCAACAACTGCACCTAGCAGACCTAGAGCAGAGCATCCCCATGTCCTGCAGCCCACCTGCATCAGGAGGAGATGCTGTCTGCAGTGTGATGAGGCCCCTCTACTGCCAAGAGTGTAGCAGCAGGTGGAGAGGGTTTTCTCCATCTGTGACAGTGAGGGCTGCTCAGTCTATAATCTTTAACTGGAGTATTTGGGGATGTTTTGGTGTCCAATAAGATGATCAGTTTCATCTTCTGGCTCTTGCCAAGTTACCTGCTGGCAAATTTTGCTTTCTCACATAGAATGGAGCCCTCCTCTACCagctttcctgatttttcccaCCCATTTCTTATATGGACCActcctgtcctgcctgcctgctgtcAGGTATGAAGGTGGTAGGATTCACCACACAGCACATCTGTACCTCAAATTCTGTGCAGTGAACCGGTCCCCTTCTTCTCATCCTCAGAGGCCTGAGAGCTGCCTATGACAGAGCAAGGTGAGGTGGggtcagcagcagccacccttTGAGATCGCTTCCCACACTCTCAGAGGAAGGTGTGGGGCAGGTGTGCAACACAACGGGAGGAAAACCTCTGAGGCACTGTGGTGCCATAGCTACAGGAATAGATGATGGAGAGAGAGATCTGTTCTGTTGATAAACCTTTCAGTTCTGAATTAATTGCAGTCAGAGCAGGAAAGGGACGGGAAAACACCACTCAGACCCCAGACTGATATCCAGTAAGGGAAGTGcaagagagctgctgcagatgtgACTCCCCCTTGGCTTGCTGTATCTTCTTGACCTGCCTGCATTCAGGCTGAAGCTGAGGGCAAGTCTCGAGTGCCAGGAAGCTGGAATTCTGCTCAAGATGAGCTCCCTGGATGGTGGTCATGCTTCAGCTGGCCTTGCACAAAAAGAGAGCAGTGGAGGAGGCTTGTTGCAAACTGAATATTAGTGACAACTGgcaagagctcagcagcagtcaCCCTGAGGTTCCCCACCCACACCCTCTCTGGAGACCTGCACTGAGACTTCAGTGTTGACCACAGCGGAAGTCTCTGCTAATGCTTTCATACCTTtcactgccagctgcagcagtttgcaCCTGTTGCTTGTTCCCTCAT
Proteins encoded in this region:
- the BCL9L gene encoding B-cell CLL/lymphoma 9-like protein isoform X1 gives rise to the protein MHPDNKLPSHGKAGSSSALAQHHNVSQAPTCNLGSKGVGAGSHGSKATQISPGNSGLKNSQNTVPNFSSLKGKVKRERSISVDSGEQREASTPSQDTESKGEVAPRSKRRCVLERKQPYSGDEWCSGPDSEEDDKPISSAHSCNVADPAMSTAPQLGPGSNPLPNLSESSASGVPHGAAPGLRSEAAGGGGSGTGKQQPSQFVYVFTTHLANTAAEAVLQGRADSILAYHQQNVPRAKLDQAPPAPKVLGVAEPLPINPPAANTPQSQPLAPQASQPQPQPPPPQPPAPPPQAISQTPLPAPSSLPQEGTSEDGRRDLTPNSLGNNSSNNQPGSNHPNTPTASASTMQPGQVDSSATPSSSLLGEGPGMPGNGQAGLGPRNTMNSEGLSKEQLEHRERSLQTLRDIERLLLRSGEAEPFLKSSQNAGEGGTAPQPQAAPAQPPVPPASMKKYEEPLQSMISQTQSLGGPSLDHEVPHHPGADMGQQMNMMMQRLNQDSLTPEQVAWRKLQEEYYEEKRRKEEQISIHGRPMQEIMIPQSMGSMMMRGPPPPYHSKPGEQWPPGMGSQLRAPIDVQDPLQLRGGPPFPGPRFPGNQMQRVSGFGGMQNMPLDALGPMNAMQRPVRPGMGWSDDMSPMGGPGNFPQGTLPYPPGQGDPERFMNPRAREEILRHQLMEKRPVAMQRPMGISSNSMSQGMEMERMMQAHRQMDPSMFAGQITGETLSSAPMGMDFAGTRGMLSPPMSQSGLRDMDTPMGPGNLNMNMNVNMNMNMNLNVQMTPQQQMMMSQKMRGPEMMTHQGMNPEELARVRAQNGNGSAILTGPQKMMIPSQFPNQGQQGFSTGQGSYPNLPQEMGSGSDMFSPEQGTMPVGSISGTTRLSHIPLPPASNPTPTPGGNLANIHPAPSRGLGRRPSDLTININQMNSPSMGHLKSPTLSQVHSPLVTSPSASLKSPQTPSQMISMPPSNQSGPLKSPQVMSSSLNVRSPSGSPSRLKSPSMAVSSPGWVPSPKATMPSPGVNQSKQTLNMNSSASIGALEQGSLPAGPRSSSSAPASNTSSTMNPNMPFTSSPDPSPSQNPLSLMMSQMSKYAMPSSTPLYHNAIKTIATSDDELLPDRPMLPPGSMSGVTGNQPNQLHLNSVGPGSSQSPMGMNLPGQQPLSHEPPPTSMMSSPNPLGSNIPMHPSGPGAGVPPQNPMMLPPGPQDSLNQQCGPVPNSSQMIPSNQLVFPRMQQPHNAMPSPAGGMPMAPSAGGGPGMQQHYPPGMPLPPEDLPSQQPGQMPPQQHMMGKNIPPRIGDPYPPVLPGVASVLNDPELSEVIRPTPTGIPEFDLSRIIPSEKPSSTLQYFPKNDSQAPKSQPSNLHLMNLQNMMAEQPPVRPGMNAPSLPGQQGVQRGLSMPMCHPGQVPMLGRTGIPPQQGMMGNSMHQGMMSPQQSLMAQQNFMLMQAKQRSMSVSGEMYAQTGHMMSPQGSLMGPPPQQNLMVTHQMRQRSVSLDSQMSYIPGPGNMANLPF